From the genome of Psychrilyobacter atlanticus DSM 19335, one region includes:
- the rplD gene encoding 50S ribosomal protein L4, with amino-acid sequence MSVLNIYDVTGAQTGTVEVKDTVFAIEPNKTVLHEVLTAELAAARQGTASTKTRGMVRGGGRKPFRQKGTGRARQGTIRAPHMVGGGVTFGPSPRSFEKKVNKKVRSLALKSALSAKVANGDILVLDATFDAPKTKAIVSLTTALKATNKQLFVVNDLANKEDFNLYLSARNLENAVVLQPNELGVYWLLKQNQVIITKDALTTLEEVLG; translated from the coding sequence ATGTCAGTTTTAAATATATATGATGTTACAGGTGCTCAAACTGGTACTGTAGAAGTTAAAGACACAGTATTCGCGATTGAGCCTAATAAAACAGTTTTACACGAAGTGTTAACTGCTGAATTAGCTGCTGCAAGACAAGGGACTGCATCAACTAAGACAAGAGGAATGGTGAGAGGTGGAGGAAGAAAGCCTTTCAGACAAAAGGGAACAGGTAGAGCTAGACAAGGTACTATCAGAGCCCCTCATATGGTAGGTGGAGGAGTTACATTCGGTCCGTCACCAAGATCATTTGAAAAGAAAGTAAATAAGAAAGTAAGAAGCTTAGCTTTAAAATCAGCTTTATCAGCTAAAGTAGCTAACGGAGATATCTTAGTATTAGATGCAACATTTGATGCACCTAAGACAAAAGCAATCGTTTCGTTAACAACTGCTTTAAAAGCTACTAATAAGCAATTATTCGTAGTAAATGACTTAGCTAACAAAGAAGACTTCAACTTATATTTATCAGCTAGAAACCTAGAAAATGCAGTTGTATTACAACCAAATGAATTAGGTGTATACTGGTTATTAAAGCAAAACCAAGTAATCATTACTAAGGATGCTTTAACGACTCTTGAGGAGGTGCTAGGATAA
- the rplW gene encoding 50S ribosomal protein L23 has translation MTAYDIIKKPIITEKSEILRREFNKFTFEVNKKANKIEIRKAIETIFNVKVTDVATSNIKSVSARHGQKLYMTAAKKKAVVTLAAGNAITYFETV, from the coding sequence ATGACTGCTTACGATATCATCAAAAAGCCTATCATCACTGAAAAATCTGAAATTTTAAGAAGAGAATTCAATAAATTCACTTTTGAAGTAAATAAAAAGGCTAACAAAATTGAAATAAGAAAAGCTATCGAAACTATCTTTAATGTAAAGGTAACTGATGTAGCTACATCTAACATCAAATCAGTTTCAGCTAGACATGGACAAAAGTTGTACATGACTGCTGCAAAGAAAAAAGCTGTTGTAACATTAGCTGCAGGAAATGCAATAACTTACTTCGAAACAGTTTAA
- the rplC gene encoding 50S ribosomal protein L3, producing MSGILGKKIGMTQIFEGGKAVPVTVIEAGPNYVLQKKTVEKEGYSAIQLGFGEKKEKNTTKPLMGIFNKAGVKSQRFVKELKVDSVEGYELGQELKVDVLEGTNFVDITGTSKGKGTAGVMKRHNFSGNRATHGVSRNHRLGGSIGQSSNPSKVFKGMKMMGRYGNAQVTVQNLELVKVDVENNLLLVKGAVPGPKNGYIVIKPAIKK from the coding sequence TCAGGAATTTTAGGTAAAAAAATCGGAATGACTCAAATTTTCGAAGGTGGAAAAGCTGTTCCAGTAACAGTAATCGAAGCAGGTCCTAACTATGTTTTACAAAAGAAAACTGTAGAAAAAGAAGGGTACTCAGCTATTCAATTAGGTTTCGGAGAAAAGAAAGAGAAGAACACTACTAAGCCACTTATGGGAATCTTCAACAAAGCTGGAGTTAAATCTCAAAGATTTGTTAAAGAACTTAAAGTAGACTCAGTAGAAGGTTATGAATTAGGGCAAGAGTTAAAAGTAGACGTTTTAGAAGGAACTAACTTCGTAGACATCACAGGTACTTCAAAAGGTAAAGGTACTGCCGGTGTAATGAAGAGACATAACTTCAGCGGAAACAGAGCAACTCATGGTGTTTCAAGAAATCATAGACTTGGAGGATCAATTGGTCAATCTTCAAACCCTTCTAAAGTATTCAAAGGTATGAAAATGATGGGAAGATATGGTAATGCACAAGTAACTGTTCAAAACTTAGAATTAGTAAAAGTTGATGTTGAAAACAACTTATTATTAGTAAAAGGTGCGGTTCCAGGACCAAAGAACGGATACATCGTAATTAAGCCAGCTATCAAAAAATAA